Proteins from a genomic interval of Candidatus Babela massiliensis:
- a CDS encoding ankyrin repeat domain-containing protein, which translates to MKIKILNLYILICILIGIFIPIASMEMELEGSLKRKREESQKRVNKKIKQVQDLPNLPIEIKLYIINLAIQNIVEANFHLDPLKGVNNFIGQIRLVNGEFNSLYNELINNAKKKAKDYFAKEYDKWDQNELNNRLNYLLTYYYQQTLIAKSLINMANSNIPIANIGYLLGLNWTYEEQMEALRHNSEGNFGPLIEIEIAKLVIAGANPNISLVLNNSTEIISPLALIAKTSMFTNLIKILVTYGANIDFQDENGETPLMHAARNGKKEIVNILISLKADVNILDNQGFTALTNTLVCNNNLDIANILISHGADVNIVKEGFPSTLIVVADSEDNLYNQVEFLLNHGANIDFQDVDGNTALIYAVQQNLEDIVRLLIAYNADPNLTNEEGLSAIDFALNNQNIINIIENIIQ; encoded by the coding sequence ATGAAAATCAAAATTTTAAACCTATATATATTAATATGTATATTAATTGGTATATTTATACCAATAGCATCAATGGAAATGGAATTAGAAGGTTCCTTAAAACGAAAAAGAGAAGAAAGTCAAAAAAGAGTTAATAAAAAAATAAAACAAGTTCAAGATCTTCCTAATCTTCCTATTGAGATAAAACTTTATATTATCAATCTAGCTATACAGAATATAGTTGAGGCTAACTTTCATTTAGATCCACTAAAAGGGGTTAATAATTTTATAGGTCAAATTAGGCTTGTAAATGGAGAATTTAATAGTCTTTATAATGAGCTTATAAATAATGCTAAGAAAAAAGCAAAAGATTATTTTGCCAAAGAATATGATAAATGGGATCAAAATGAATTAAATAATAGACTCAATTATCTTTTGACTTATTATTATCAACAAACTCTTATTGCTAAAAGTCTAATTAATATGGCCAATAGCAATATTCCTATAGCCAATATAGGATATCTTTTAGGCTTAAATTGGACATATGAGGAGCAGATGGAAGCTTTAAGACATAATTCTGAAGGAAATTTTGGTCCATTAATAGAGATAGAAATTGCAAAACTGGTAATAGCAGGTGCTAATCCTAATATTAGTTTGGTTCTTAATAATTCTACAGAAATTATATCTCCCTTGGCTTTAATTGCTAAAACGTCAATGTTTACTAATTTAATTAAAATACTTGTAACATACGGAGCTAATATTGATTTTCAAGATGAAAATGGCGAAACTCCATTAATGCATGCTGCAAGGAATGGCAAGAAAGAAATTGTAAATATTTTAATTTCTTTAAAAGCAGATGTTAATATTTTAGACAATCAAGGGTTTACTGCATTAACTAACACGTTAGTTTGCAATAATAATTTAGATATAGCTAATATACTAATTTCCCATGGAGCTGATGTTAATATTGTTAAAGAGGGATTTCCATCTACTTTGATTGTAGTAGCAGACAGTGAAGATAATTTATACAATCAAGTCGAATTTTTACTTAATCATGGAGCTAATATCGATTTTCAAGATGTCGATGGCAATACTGCATTAATATATGCAGTTCAACAGAATTTAGAAGACATAGTTAGGCTACTTATT
- the recF gene encoding DNA replication/repair protein RecF (All proteins in this family for which functions are known are DNA-binding proteins that assist the filamentation of RecA onto DNA for the initiation of recombination or recombinational repair.) has translation MKVTSLKLKNFRCFDSQTFTFGIENDIIFITGPNGSGKSSILEALHYSSYLRSFRTHLPVELALFDAEYFSIGTSISHVSSFIDNHTDTDNLQIVFTLNNLKRIVKLNQKPISSFKDIYNIFKVVTVTADDLKLIQDGPLLRRNFIDQTIMFNDSSYISLISKYKRVLENRNALLFSKFDKESYNLWSEKLFDLSKTIQKLRIQALENIGKQAKIIFDTINLSDNSREVSCNLDIKYQYAQPYSLIAHAQNFQEFIELYPSILQDELNRKKTLFGTHLDDFKIIFQDKYSRTFSSRGQQKMILMLLKLAQISLSNKNKDNAKNTILLIDDFFSDFDSEKFNAILSFIPTIASQTFVTSPGRSFIDNTLNNKNLSCQYIELDL, from the coding sequence GTGAAAGTAACTTCTCTTAAATTAAAGAATTTTAGATGTTTTGATTCTCAAACTTTTACTTTTGGGATTGAAAATGACATTATTTTTATTACAGGGCCTAATGGTAGCGGTAAGAGCTCTATATTAGAGGCCCTTCATTATTCATCTTACTTGCGCTCTTTTCGCACTCATTTACCAGTTGAATTAGCTCTTTTTGACGCAGAATATTTTTCTATTGGTACTAGCATTTCTCATGTTTCTTCTTTTATTGATAATCATACCGATACTGATAATCTTCAAATAGTTTTTACTTTAAATAACCTAAAGCGTATCGTTAAATTGAATCAAAAACCGATCTCTTCATTTAAAGATATTTATAATATTTTTAAAGTTGTAACCGTTACTGCTGATGATTTGAAATTAATTCAAGATGGACCACTTTTAAGAAGAAATTTTATAGATCAGACTATCATGTTCAATGATTCAAGTTATATCTCTTTAATTTCTAAATATAAAAGAGTATTGGAAAATAGAAATGCTTTGCTGTTTTCTAAATTCGATAAAGAATCTTATAATCTTTGGTCTGAAAAGTTGTTCGATCTTTCTAAGACTATTCAAAAACTGCGCATTCAAGCTCTTGAAAATATAGGCAAACAAGCTAAAATAATCTTTGATACTATCAATCTATCTGACAATTCAAGAGAAGTTAGTTGCAATCTAGATATTAAATATCAATACGCTCAACCTTATTCTCTTATTGCTCATGCACAAAATTTTCAAGAATTTATTGAGTTATATCCTTCAATACTTCAAGATGAACTTAATAGGAAAAAGACCCTTTTTGGCACACATCTTGACGATTTTAAGATTATTTTTCAAGACAAATATTCTCGTACTTTCTCCTCGCGTGGACAGCAAAAGATGATTTTAATGCTTTTAAAATTAGCTCAGATTTCCTTATCTAATAAAAATAAGGATAACGCAAAAAACACTATACTTTTAATCGATGATTTTTTTTCAGATTTTGATTCTGAGAAATTTAATGCCATACTTTCATTTATTCCTACTATTGCTTCTCAGACTTTTGTTACATCTCCGGGTCGCTCTTTTATAGATAATACACTTAATAATAAAAATTTATCTTGTCAATATATCGAACTTGACCTCTGA
- the dnaB gene encoding replicative DNA helicase: MQKKILQDRASAIAEKMLGRTLPCSIEAERSVLGSLLLYDGQFQLISEFLISNDFYLPSNKIIYEAMTELAKRNQRIDLITLQDELEKTGKLNEIGGVVYLLSLQEDIPAIGLIEQHARLIKEKAVLRDLISSATQIISNCYSQNDKDIDAVLDDAERVIFNISQKRVQQSFVQLNIWLKKTFKHLSDIRSHKGLTGIPTGYKKLNDMTSGFQNGDFVVLAARPSMGKTALALSFARNAFVSDLSVGFFSLEMSAEQLILRLLSSESGVSHHKIRNAMVNSDEWISLTHVAAKLANSKLFIDDTAMQSIMDIRTKARKLKMEHGLNFLVIDYLQLIHGQQKYENRHQEVSAISRSLKALAKELNIPIVALSQLSRAVDSRVDKRPMLSDLRESGAIEQDADVILFLYRDKVYNPDTEDPNMAELIIGKQRNGPTGIVYLNYQNDLTLFQDPE; the protein is encoded by the coding sequence ATGCAAAAGAAAATTTTGCAAGATCGAGCTTCAGCTATTGCTGAGAAAATGCTTGGGCGAACTTTACCATGTAGTATAGAGGCAGAGAGATCTGTTTTAGGCTCGCTGTTGCTTTATGATGGACAGTTTCAATTAATATCAGAGTTTTTGATCTCTAATGATTTTTATTTGCCTTCAAACAAAATTATTTATGAAGCAATGACCGAGCTTGCAAAAAGAAATCAACGTATTGATTTGATAACTTTGCAGGATGAGCTTGAAAAGACTGGTAAGTTAAATGAAATAGGAGGAGTGGTATATCTTCTATCTTTGCAGGAAGATATACCTGCTATAGGTCTTATTGAGCAACATGCAAGGCTTATAAAAGAAAAAGCTGTATTAAGAGATTTAATATCTTCTGCTACTCAAATTATATCTAATTGTTATTCTCAAAATGATAAAGATATAGATGCTGTTCTTGATGATGCTGAGCGTGTAATTTTTAATATATCTCAAAAAAGAGTTCAGCAAAGTTTTGTTCAATTAAATATCTGGCTGAAAAAGACATTTAAACATTTATCAGACATTAGATCTCATAAGGGGTTGACTGGGATTCCTACCGGGTATAAAAAATTAAACGATATGACTTCAGGATTTCAGAATGGAGATTTTGTAGTATTAGCCGCACGACCTTCTATGGGTAAAACCGCTTTGGCATTAAGTTTTGCCAGAAATGCATTTGTAAGTGATTTAAGTGTTGGTTTTTTTTCTTTAGAAATGTCTGCTGAGCAGTTAATTTTACGTCTCTTGTCATCTGAATCTGGTGTTTCGCATCATAAAATTAGAAATGCTATGGTTAATTCTGATGAATGGATTTCTTTGACGCATGTTGCTGCTAAATTGGCCAATTCTAAATTGTTTATTGATGATACTGCTATGCAAAGTATAATGGATATAAGAACTAAGGCGCGTAAACTTAAGATGGAACATGGTTTAAATTTTTTGGTAATCGATTATTTGCAGCTAATTCATGGGCAGCAGAAATACGAAAATAGGCATCAAGAAGTTTCTGCTATATCACGTTCATTAAAAGCTCTAGCTAAAGAGCTTAATATACCAATAGTTGCTTTGTCCCAGTTGTCAAGAGCGGTTGATAGTAGAGTGGATAAGCGCCCTATGTTATCTGATTTAAGAGAATCAGGAGCAATAGAGCAAGATGCTGATGTTATCTTGTTTTTATATAGAGATAAAGTCTATAATCCTGATACAGAAGATCCTAATATGGCAGAGCTTATTATAGGAAAGCAAAGAAATGGGCCTACTGGCATTGTGTATTTAAATTATCAGAATGATCTTACTTTATTTCAAGATCCCGAGTAA
- a CDS encoding crossover junction endodeoxyribonuclease RuvC produces the protein MRVIGIDLGFVTTGFSIVEKREGKIFLLDSGLLSMSSSQSVSYRIGCFYDFFDQKLIEGQIQVISLETPFLGKNVQSFLKLGYLRGLLYLLANKHNLDILEFSPREVKLSITGFGGAEKDQIARVLMRLFPGLQMPKKLDLTDAMAVSLCGLWNSSFKK, from the coding sequence GTGCGAGTAATAGGAATAGATTTAGGATTTGTAACCACAGGTTTTAGTATTGTTGAAAAACGAGAAGGTAAGATTTTTTTACTTGACTCCGGGTTGCTTTCTATGTCTTCTTCTCAGTCTGTATCTTATCGTATTGGTTGCTTTTATGATTTTTTTGATCAAAAGTTAATCGAAGGACAAATTCAAGTTATATCTTTAGAGACGCCTTTTTTAGGTAAGAATGTTCAATCATTTTTAAAGTTAGGATATTTAAGAGGATTATTATACTTGCTTGCTAATAAGCATAATCTTGATATTTTAGAATTTTCGCCTCGAGAGGTTAAATTATCTATTACTGGTTTTGGCGGAGCAGAGAAAGATCAAATAGCGCGTGTTCTTATGCGCCTTTTTCCGGGTCTTCAGATGCCTAAGAAGTTGGATTTGACTGATGCTATGGCTGTTTCATTATGTGGTCTTTGGAACAGTTCTTTTAAAAAATAA
- a CDS encoding ankyrin repeat domain-containing protein, producing the protein MNNIKKILNVILLCCCLFNLSISMHNKISKESYVSEINITDMPENVIQAVLIECFKTITNQHDNVFQPFQGYKRFLCQISLVNRYFKVLIDLVLKEETYKNIVAQHFSYKELLLNSEDRNFQLKEILKSKLELEEQAARLIISGANINFDIDSLNRLSPLMRVIITGNFKNLVDLLIIYNKDLNFQDSKGLTALMHAVRLNKRDIVKKLIKNQADVNILNNKGKSALAIALSKFDVDVNIVRDLIKSGSNVNLYDFVKYLIIKHKEQSSIYPLYDMFTKKAELIIKNLPNFNYTDCNGNTPLMISYLYGHIKIFKLLLLYGANLEVKNIYGQTIKYLAIAYNNRYILNMIESYYDIKERLMFIIKNSCIFDCWDRTNHFILSAVNFQNIYFNSKDLILLSREIAKEVFSFDKIDLPKDMLNNYLKNIIMNTDIYNKAEEEAASLIIAGADPLICIDKNIVHYPNLINLVIEHIIVQNEIISPLENIDKIINLFKSNQYLSQHLRMKAEKIAKEYFASDLISLTPTELRNKVKDFNKNVTEEQIAKVIILGAFNKHLILFMIARTGRFENLIRLLAQYQIDLNCRNNLRKNALEIAIENNQITIVKELLKFGADPNSFNHRGGTLLMLAIIYKKNDIVRILLDFGANINYLYSYGTCVLLSCVYAGYIDTLKFLIKRGADIELKDQCNNNCLMNILNNYDSPWLFDLELKETNQLKKDILICIVKIFLDNNINLNIKNNQNKTARDIALEKGLNEVIELIDDKTVGDFLY; encoded by the coding sequence ATGAATAATATAAAAAAGATATTAAATGTAATTTTATTATGTTGCTGTTTATTTAATTTATCTATATCTATGCATAATAAGATATCAAAAGAAAGCTACGTTTCAGAAATAAATATAACAGATATGCCTGAAAATGTTATTCAAGCAGTCTTAATTGAATGTTTCAAAACTATAACTAATCAACATGATAATGTATTTCAACCATTTCAAGGGTATAAAAGATTTTTATGCCAAATCAGTTTGGTTAATAGATACTTTAAAGTATTAATTGATTTGGTATTAAAAGAAGAAACTTATAAAAATATCGTAGCTCAACATTTTTCTTATAAAGAGCTTTTATTAAATTCTGAAGATAGAAATTTTCAATTAAAAGAAATACTAAAATCAAAATTAGAGTTAGAGGAACAAGCAGCTAGGCTAATAATATCAGGTGCTAATATTAATTTTGATATAGATTCATTAAATAGATTATCTCCTTTAATGAGAGTAATAATTACAGGTAATTTTAAAAACTTAGTTGATTTGTTAATAATTTATAATAAAGATCTTAATTTTCAAGATTCAAAAGGTTTAACAGCTTTAATGCATGCTGTTCGTCTTAATAAAAGAGATATAGTTAAGAAATTGATAAAGAATCAGGCAGACGTTAATATTTTAAACAATAAAGGCAAAAGTGCTTTAGCAATTGCTTTAAGCAAATTTGATGTAGATGTTAATATTGTTAGAGATTTGATTAAAAGTGGTTCAAATGTAAATTTATACGATTTTGTAAAATATTTAATAATCAAGCATAAAGAACAAAGTTCTATATATCCCTTGTATGACATGTTTACTAAAAAAGCAGAATTAATCATAAAAAACCTACCGAATTTCAATTACACAGACTGTAATGGAAATACGCCCTTAATGATTTCATATTTATATGGACATATCAAGATATTTAAACTTTTACTTTTGTATGGAGCAAATCTAGAAGTAAAAAATATTTATGGTCAAACGATTAAATATTTAGCAATTGCATATAATAATAGATATATCTTAAATATGATCGAATCATATTATGATATAAAAGAAAGATTGATGTTCATAATCAAAAATAGCTGCATATTTGATTGTTGGGATAGAACAAATCATTTTATACTTAGCGCGGTAAATTTTCAAAACATTTATTTCAATAGTAAAGACCTAATCTTATTATCAAGGGAAATTGCAAAGGAAGTTTTTTCTTTTGATAAGATTGATTTACCTAAAGATATGCTTAACAATTATCTTAAAAATATTATTATGAATACTGATATTTATAATAAGGCTGAGGAAGAAGCAGCCAGTCTAATAATAGCAGGAGCTGATCCTTTAATATGTATTGATAAAAATATTGTTCATTATCCAAATTTAATTAATTTGGTAATTGAGCATATAATAGTTCAAAATGAAATTATCAGTCCACTTGAAAATATAGATAAAATTATAAATCTGTTCAAAAGCAATCAGTATTTAAGTCAACATTTAAGAATGAAAGCAGAAAAGATAGCTAAAGAATATTTTGCGTCTGACTTAATAAGCTTAACCCCCACAGAATTAAGAAATAAGGTAAAAGATTTTAATAAAAATGTTACTGAAGAACAAATAGCAAAAGTGATAATACTAGGTGCGTTCAATAAGCATTTAATATTATTTATGATTGCCAGAACAGGTCGTTTTGAAAACTTAATTAGGCTTTTGGCTCAATATCAAATAGATCTTAATTGCAGAAATAATCTAAGAAAAAATGCTTTAGAAATAGCCATTGAGAATAATCAGATTACTATTGTTAAAGAACTTTTGAAATTTGGAGCTGATCCTAATAGTTTCAATCATAGAGGTGGAACTCTATTAATGTTAGCAATTATATATAAAAAAAATGATATTGTAAGAATTCTTCTAGATTTTGGAGCAAATATAAACTACTTGTATAGTTATGGAACATGTGTGTTATTAAGTTGTGTATACGCAGGTTATATAGATACTTTAAAGTTTTTAATAAAAAGAGGAGCGGATATAGAGTTAAAAGATCAATGTAATAATAACTGTCTAATGAATATACTCAATAATTATGATTCCCCTTGGTTATTTGATTTAGAATTAAAAGAAACAAACCAATTAAAGAAAGACATTTTAATATGTATAGTTAAGATATTTCTTGATAATAATATTAATCTTAACATAAAAAACAATCAAAATAAAACAGCGCGAGATATAGCTCTAGAAAAAGGACTTAATGAGGTAATAGAGCTGATTGATGATAAGACAGTTGGTGATTTTTTATACTAA
- the dnaN gene encoding DNA polymerase III subunit beta has product MEKKFTIDQKSLLSLLSSMQPICSKRTAIDATSSILFQVGHKELILKSTDLEISLQSSCSLIESSFGEPESFLVPGRRIFDVVKELQGPIYCSLTKQQLNLQSSSFSLSLNIKEAEEFPAFPERIENLMHLDANVLLSMLESVVFLIPQNNANPALNGLFLEIKDNSLFMTTTDGHSLAQICSFNTKYQGNKSWLLPRRAVYELKKILETSQDKNIFLGICSNQLVFSGELFNFFTKLLADQFPHYQTILDKSTFYPASIDRSMFLKTLKRSACLLSGQFVPTSFYFEDKLLKVAINNKEVGSLDEQISLTQALPLKVDIKFFAPYLLNGLQAFNNEQIQFYLKSSLSPIIFEHENDQNRITYLVMPVSPSIN; this is encoded by the coding sequence ATGGAAAAAAAATTTACTATCGATCAAAAGTCTCTTTTAAGTTTACTTTCTTCTATGCAACCAATTTGCTCGAAGCGTACTGCAATTGATGCCACTTCTTCTATACTTTTTCAAGTTGGTCACAAAGAACTCATACTTAAAAGTACTGATTTAGAAATTAGTCTACAATCTAGTTGTTCTTTAATTGAAAGTTCTTTTGGAGAACCTGAATCCTTTTTAGTTCCAGGAAGAAGAATTTTTGATGTAGTAAAAGAACTGCAAGGCCCTATTTACTGTTCATTAACAAAGCAACAACTTAATTTACAATCTAGCTCATTTAGCCTTTCTTTAAATATTAAAGAAGCTGAAGAGTTTCCTGCTTTTCCTGAAAGAATAGAAAATCTTATGCATCTTGATGCTAACGTTCTTTTAAGCATGCTTGAAAGTGTAGTATTTTTAATTCCGCAAAATAATGCTAATCCTGCTTTAAATGGTTTATTTTTAGAAATAAAAGATAATTCACTTTTTATGACTACAACAGATGGACATTCACTTGCTCAAATATGTTCTTTTAATACCAAATATCAAGGAAACAAATCTTGGCTTTTACCAAGACGGGCCGTTTATGAACTTAAAAAGATTTTAGAAACTTCACAAGATAAAAATATATTTCTTGGAATCTGTTCTAATCAACTTGTTTTTTCAGGTGAATTATTTAACTTTTTTACTAAATTACTTGCCGATCAATTTCCACACTATCAAACAATTTTGGATAAATCTACATTCTACCCAGCTTCAATTGATAGATCAATGTTTTTGAAGACTTTAAAGCGCTCGGCCTGTTTATTATCAGGACAATTTGTTCCAACTTCTTTTTACTTTGAAGATAAACTTTTAAAAGTTGCTATTAATAACAAAGAGGTAGGTTCACTTGATGAGCAGATTTCGCTTACTCAAGCTTTACCTTTAAAAGTAGATATTAAGTTTTTTGCTCCATATCTCTTAAATGGCCTTCAAGCCTTTAATAATGAGCAAATTCAGTTTTATCTAAAAAGTAGTTTAAGTCCTATAATTTTTGAACATGAGAATGATCAAAATAGGATAACTTACTTGGTAATGCCAGTTTCACCTTCTATTAACTAA